One segment of Kitasatospora viridis DNA contains the following:
- a CDS encoding class I SAM-dependent methyltransferase, translating into MGFAVGEDKWRSGLGALRQVVRQELVARQLAAHVPDLPARRVLDIGCGQGTQALRLARRGHLVTGLDASEQLLADFRAELAAEPAEVAERVRLVHGEATALAELFEPGAFDLVLCQGVLMYFADPAPLLDAIAEVLAPGGTLSLLVRNGDALAMRPGLLGDWDAVGAAFDGAGYHNRIGVDARADRLAELTAQLTARRLTVPHWYGVRVFTDVAPDGAPLPDGATLDAILDHEERAGRTDPYRQVAALLHLIAVREA; encoded by the coding sequence ATGGGTTTTGCCGTCGGCGAGGACAAGTGGCGGTCGGGGCTGGGAGCGCTGCGGCAGGTGGTGCGCCAGGAACTGGTGGCCCGTCAGCTGGCCGCGCACGTGCCGGACCTGCCGGCCCGCCGGGTGCTCGACATCGGCTGCGGCCAGGGCACCCAGGCCCTGCGGCTGGCCCGGCGCGGCCACCTGGTGACGGGGCTGGACGCCTCGGAGCAACTGCTCGCCGACTTCCGCGCCGAGCTGGCGGCCGAGCCCGCCGAGGTCGCCGAGCGGGTCCGCCTGGTGCACGGCGAGGCCACCGCGCTCGCGGAGCTGTTCGAGCCGGGCGCCTTCGACCTGGTGCTCTGTCAGGGCGTGCTGATGTACTTCGCCGACCCCGCCCCGCTGCTGGACGCCATCGCCGAGGTGCTGGCCCCCGGCGGCACCCTGTCCCTGCTGGTCCGCAACGGCGACGCGCTGGCGATGCGGCCCGGGCTGCTCGGCGACTGGGACGCGGTCGGCGCGGCCTTCGACGGGGCGGGCTACCACAACCGGATCGGCGTGGACGCCCGCGCCGACCGGCTGGCCGAGCTGACCGCCCAGCTGACGGCGCGTCGGCTGACGGTGCCGCACTGGTACGGCGTGCGGGTGTTCACCGACGTGGCCCCCGACGGGGCGCCGCTGCCCGACGGGGCCACGCTCGACGCGATCCTCGACCACGAGGAGCGGGCCGGCCGCACCGACCCGTACCGCCAGGTCGCCGCCCTGCTCCACCTGATCGCCGTGCGCGAGGCCTGA
- the pntB gene encoding Re/Si-specific NAD(P)(+) transhydrogenase subunit beta, which produces MTSTTASHAADLVAALLFIFSLAGLSQHRTSRAGVVYGIAGMALALVATVVLAADSISAGAVALILLAMVLGGAAGLWRARKVEMTQMPELIAVLHSFVGLAAVLVGWDSYLEVESHGSAQTRIAADLLRIHHAEVFIGIFIGAVTFTGSIVAFLKLSARINSRPLTLPGKNALNLGALAAFVGLTVWFTVSPNLPLMIVVTLLALALGWHLVASIGGGDMPVVVSMLNSYSGWAAAAAGFLLDNNLLIVTGALVGSSGAYLSFIMCKAMNRSFISVIAGGFGIEAPTGGAEEEGEHREIRAEETAELLAAATSVVITPGYGMAVAQAQHPVAELTRRLRERGVRVRFGVHPVAGRLPGHMNVLLAEAKVPYDIVLEMDEINDDFADTSVVLVIGANDTVNPAATDDPSSPIAGMPVLKVWEADQVVVFKRSMASGYAGVQNPLFFRENSSMLFGDAKQSVEAILAALPAAPERRPAAAAVR; this is translated from the coding sequence ATGACATCCACCACGGCCTCGCACGCCGCGGACCTGGTCGCGGCCCTGCTGTTCATCTTCAGCCTCGCGGGACTCTCCCAGCACCGCACCTCCCGGGCCGGCGTGGTCTACGGCATCGCCGGCATGGCCCTGGCCCTGGTCGCCACGGTGGTGCTGGCCGCCGACAGCATCTCGGCCGGCGCCGTCGCGCTGATCCTGCTGGCGATGGTGCTGGGCGGCGCGGCGGGCCTCTGGCGGGCCCGCAAGGTCGAGATGACCCAGATGCCCGAACTCATCGCCGTCCTGCACAGCTTCGTCGGCCTCGCCGCGGTGCTGGTCGGCTGGGACAGCTACCTGGAGGTCGAGTCGCACGGCTCGGCCCAGACCAGGATCGCCGCCGACCTGCTGCGCATCCACCACGCCGAGGTCTTCATCGGCATCTTCATCGGCGCGGTCACCTTCACCGGCTCGATCGTCGCCTTCCTCAAGCTCTCCGCGCGGATCAACTCCCGCCCGCTGACCCTGCCGGGCAAGAACGCGCTGAACCTGGGCGCGCTGGCCGCCTTCGTCGGGCTGACCGTCTGGTTCACCGTCAGCCCGAACCTGCCGCTGATGATCGTGGTCACCCTGCTGGCGCTCGCGCTGGGCTGGCACCTGGTCGCCTCGATCGGCGGCGGCGACATGCCGGTCGTCGTCTCGATGCTGAACAGCTACTCCGGCTGGGCCGCGGCTGCCGCCGGCTTCCTGCTCGACAACAACCTGCTGATCGTCACCGGCGCCCTGGTCGGCTCCTCGGGTGCCTACCTCTCGTTCATCATGTGCAAGGCGATGAACCGCTCCTTCATCTCGGTGATCGCCGGCGGCTTCGGCATCGAGGCGCCCACCGGCGGGGCCGAGGAGGAGGGCGAGCACCGGGAGATCCGGGCCGAGGAGACGGCCGAACTGCTGGCCGCCGCCACCTCCGTGGTGATCACCCCGGGCTACGGCATGGCGGTGGCCCAGGCCCAGCACCCGGTCGCCGAGCTGACCCGGCGGCTGCGCGAGCGCGGCGTGCGGGTGCGCTTCGGCGTGCACCCGGTGGCCGGCCGGCTGCCCGGCCACATGAACGTGCTGCTGGCCGAGGCGAAGGTGCCCTACGACATCGTCCTGGAGATGGACGAGATCAACGACGACTTCGCCGACACCTCGGTGGTGCTGGTCATCGGCGCCAACGACACCGTCAACCCGGCCGCCACCGACGACCCGTCCAGCCCGATCGCCGGCATGCCGGTGCTCAAGGTCTGGGAGGCCGACCAGGTGGTCGTCTTCAAGCGTTCGATGGCCTCCGGCTACGCGGGCGTGCAGAACCCGCTGTTCTTCCGGGAGAACAGCAGCATGCTGTTCGGCGACGCGAAGCAGAGCGTGGAGGCGATCCTGGCGGCCCTGCCCGCCGCGCCCGAGCGGCGCCCCGCGGCGGCTGCCGTCCGGTAG
- a CDS encoding MMPL family transporter, producing MATCLHRLAHLCFRARKSVLAGWLALLIAAVGLAAAFHGTTSNEFRVPGTEAQSTLDRIKGTFPDQGHGSAQVVFAAPADGGIDAAQAKAAVSQAVARIAQVPGVSAVPDPYATGALSPNGRVALGLVSFATPLAGVTDQQRQAVKAAAEPAGAAGLTVEFGGDAYTKLAQVDSNEVAGLLVAALTLVIALGSLVAAGLPLLSALFGIGIAMAGLLALTGPFSVIATAPVLALMVGLAVGIDYALFIVSRYRRNLAEGLPPAEAAARANATAGSAVVFAGLTVVVALAGLAVAGVPFLTQMGLAASGAVAAAVLVAITLLPALLGFAGRSIDRLPLWRRALRPPAGTAMGERWARFVVRRPVAVLVGGLLVLGALAVPAASLSLGLPGAGSQAADTDARKAYDLVSDNFGPGFNAPLVVVVDAAKSPDPAAAVQQVAQRLSALPDVATLLPPRLDQPSRTALVGVIPRSGPDTDATRALVGGIRAQRGAIEAGTAARIDVTGTTAANIDVSRKLDDALVPFVAVIAGIALLLLTVAFRSLLVPLKAVLGFLLSVLASLGAVVAVYQWGWLSGLIDVPRVGPVVSFVPILLIGVLFGLAMDYELFLVSGMKEAHAHGAAAKEAVVAGTRNGARVVTAAALIMISVFGSFVTGHDPIVQPIGFALAVGVLVDAFVVRMALVPAAMALFGRAAWWLPEPLRKVLPEVDMEGEQLLKRLADAGAAENAGPRRAPVA from the coding sequence ATGGCCACCTGCCTCCACCGCCTGGCCCACCTCTGCTTCCGCGCCCGCAAGTCCGTGCTCGCCGGCTGGCTCGCCCTGCTGATCGCGGCCGTCGGCCTGGCGGCCGCCTTCCACGGCACCACCAGCAACGAGTTCCGCGTCCCCGGCACCGAGGCGCAGAGCACCCTCGACCGGATCAAGGGCACCTTCCCCGACCAGGGCCACGGCTCCGCCCAAGTGGTGTTCGCCGCCCCGGCCGACGGCGGCATCGACGCCGCGCAGGCCAAGGCCGCCGTCAGCCAGGCGGTCGCCCGGATCGCCCAGGTCCCGGGCGTGTCCGCCGTCCCCGACCCGTACGCCACCGGCGCACTCTCGCCCAACGGCCGGGTCGCGCTCGGCCTGGTCTCCTTCGCCACCCCGCTCGCCGGGGTCACCGACCAGCAGCGCCAGGCCGTCAAGGCCGCCGCCGAACCGGCGGGCGCCGCCGGGCTGACCGTCGAGTTCGGCGGCGACGCCTACACCAAGCTCGCCCAGGTCGACAGCAACGAGGTCGCCGGACTGCTGGTCGCCGCGCTCACCCTGGTGATCGCGCTCGGCAGCCTGGTCGCCGCCGGACTCCCGCTGCTCTCCGCCCTGTTCGGCATCGGCATCGCGATGGCCGGGCTGCTCGCCCTCACCGGACCGTTCAGCGTCATCGCCACCGCGCCGGTGCTCGCGCTGATGGTGGGCCTGGCCGTGGGCATCGACTACGCGCTCTTCATCGTCTCCCGCTACCGCCGAAACCTCGCCGAGGGACTGCCCCCGGCCGAGGCCGCCGCCCGGGCCAACGCCACGGCGGGCAGCGCGGTGGTCTTCGCCGGACTCACCGTGGTGGTCGCGCTGGCCGGCCTGGCCGTCGCCGGCGTCCCCTTCCTCACCCAGATGGGCCTGGCCGCCTCCGGCGCGGTCGCCGCCGCCGTCCTGGTGGCGATCACCCTGCTGCCCGCCCTGCTCGGGTTCGCCGGGCGCTCCATCGACCGGCTGCCGCTGTGGCGGCGCGCCCTGCGCCCGCCGGCCGGCACCGCCATGGGGGAGCGGTGGGCCCGGTTCGTGGTGCGGCGGCCGGTGGCCGTGCTGGTCGGCGGGCTGCTGGTGCTCGGCGCGCTCGCGGTGCCCGCGGCGAGCCTGTCGCTCGGCCTGCCGGGCGCCGGCTCGCAGGCCGCCGACACCGACGCGCGCAAGGCCTACGACCTGGTCAGCGACAACTTCGGGCCCGGCTTCAACGCCCCGCTGGTGGTCGTGGTCGACGCCGCGAAGTCGCCCGACCCGGCGGCCGCCGTCCAGCAGGTCGCCCAGCGCCTCTCCGCACTGCCGGACGTGGCCACCCTGCTGCCGCCGCGGCTCGACCAGCCCAGCCGCACCGCCCTGGTCGGGGTGATCCCGCGCAGCGGCCCCGACACCGACGCCACCCGCGCCCTGGTCGGCGGGATCCGGGCCCAGCGCGGCGCGATCGAGGCCGGGACGGCCGCGCGGATCGACGTCACCGGCACCACCGCCGCCAACATCGACGTCTCCCGCAAGCTCGACGACGCCCTCGTCCCGTTCGTCGCGGTGATCGCCGGCATCGCGCTGCTCCTGCTCACCGTCGCCTTCCGCTCGCTGCTGGTCCCGCTGAAGGCGGTGCTCGGCTTCCTGCTCAGCGTCCTCGCCTCGCTCGGCGCGGTGGTCGCCGTCTACCAGTGGGGCTGGCTGTCCGGCCTGATCGACGTGCCGCGGGTCGGACCCGTCGTCAGCTTCGTGCCGATCCTGCTGATCGGCGTGCTCTTCGGGCTGGCCATGGACTACGAGCTCTTCCTGGTCTCCGGCATGAAGGAGGCGCACGCCCACGGCGCCGCCGCGAAGGAGGCCGTGGTGGCCGGCACCAGGAACGGCGCCCGGGTGGTCACCGCCGCCGCGCTGATCATGATCTCGGTCTTCGGCAGCTTCGTCACCGGCCACGACCCGATCGTCCAACCCATCGGCTTCGCCCTGGCCGTGGGCGTCCTGGTCGACGCGTTCGTGGTCCGGATGGCCCTGGTGCCGGCGGCGATGGCCCTGTTCGGCCGGGCCGCCTGGTGGCTGCCGGAGCCGCTGCGCAAGGTGCTGCCCGAGGTGGACATGGAGGGGGAGCAGCTGCTGAAGCGGCTGGCGGACGCCGGGGCCGCCGAAAATGCGGGGCCGCGCCGGGCACCGGTCGCGTAG
- a CDS encoding Re/Si-specific NAD(P)(+) transhydrogenase subunit alpha codes for MSADGSTHHPPQCIGVVAESAPGETRVAATPATVRGLLALGYQVVVESGAGEASGFTDQAYLDAGARIGDAWSADTVLKVNAPTETEIARLADGATVVGLLAPAQRPELLAALSTRPITALALDAVPRISRAQSMDVLSSMANIAGYRAVIEAAHVFGRFFTGQVTAAGKVPPAKVLVAGAGVAGLAAIGAASSLGAIVRATDPRPEVADQVRSLGGEYLAVEVAQEASTDGYAKATSADYDRAAAELYHEQAADVDIVVTTALIPGRPAPRLLTAEDVAVMKPGSVIVDMAAVQGGNVEGTVPGRAVVTENGVTIIGYTDLAARLPAQASQLFGTNLVNLLKLLTPGKDGQLVLDFEDVVQRAVTVVRDGETTWPPPPVAVSAAPAAAAGPAAAPAAAEPARTRLTPAVRFGLIGAGMLATFGVVGFAPAQLAENFTVFALAVVIGYYVIGKVHHALHTPLMSVTNAISGIVVIGALLQIGHESALVTVLSFVAILLTSVNIFGGFAVTRRMLSMFSTSPERH; via the coding sequence ATGTCTGCAGACGGCTCCACGCACCACCCCCCTCAGTGCATCGGTGTGGTCGCCGAATCCGCCCCCGGCGAGACCCGGGTCGCGGCCACCCCAGCGACCGTGCGCGGCCTGCTCGCGCTCGGCTACCAGGTCGTCGTCGAGTCCGGCGCCGGCGAGGCCTCCGGGTTCACCGACCAGGCCTACCTCGACGCCGGCGCGCGGATCGGCGACGCCTGGTCGGCCGACACCGTGCTCAAGGTCAACGCGCCCACCGAGACCGAGATCGCTCGGTTGGCCGACGGCGCCACCGTGGTCGGCCTGCTGGCCCCGGCGCAACGGCCGGAGCTGCTCGCGGCGCTGTCGACCCGTCCGATCACCGCCCTCGCGCTGGACGCCGTGCCGCGCATCTCCCGGGCCCAGTCGATGGACGTGCTCAGCTCGATGGCCAACATCGCCGGCTACCGGGCGGTGATCGAGGCGGCCCACGTGTTCGGGCGGTTCTTCACCGGCCAGGTGACGGCCGCCGGCAAGGTGCCCCCGGCCAAGGTGCTGGTGGCCGGCGCCGGGGTGGCCGGGCTGGCCGCGATCGGCGCCGCCAGCAGCCTGGGCGCGATCGTCCGGGCCACCGACCCGCGCCCCGAAGTCGCCGACCAGGTGCGCTCGTTGGGTGGCGAGTACCTGGCCGTCGAGGTCGCCCAGGAGGCGAGCACCGACGGCTACGCGAAGGCCACCTCGGCCGACTACGACCGGGCCGCCGCCGAGCTCTACCACGAGCAGGCCGCCGACGTGGACATCGTGGTCACCACCGCGCTGATCCCCGGCCGCCCGGCGCCGCGCCTGCTCACCGCCGAGGACGTGGCGGTGATGAAGCCCGGCAGCGTGATCGTCGACATGGCCGCCGTGCAGGGCGGCAACGTCGAGGGCACCGTGCCCGGCCGGGCCGTGGTCACCGAGAACGGCGTCACCATCATCGGCTACACCGACCTGGCCGCCCGGCTGCCCGCCCAGGCCTCCCAGCTCTTCGGCACCAACCTGGTGAACCTGCTCAAGCTGCTGACCCCCGGCAAGGACGGGCAGCTGGTGCTGGACTTCGAGGACGTGGTGCAGCGTGCGGTGACGGTGGTGCGCGACGGCGAGACCACCTGGCCGCCGCCCCCGGTCGCCGTCTCCGCCGCGCCCGCCGCTGCCGCGGGGCCCGCCGCCGCCCCCGCCGCCGCCGAGCCGGCCCGGACCAGGCTCACCCCGGCCGTCCGGTTCGGCCTGATCGGCGCCGGGATGCTCGCCACCTTCGGCGTCGTCGGCTTCGCCCCCGCCCAACTGGCCGAGAACTTCACGGTCTTCGCGCTCGCGGTGGTGATCGGCTACTACGTGATCGGCAAGGTGCACCACGCGCTGCACACCCCGCTGATGTCGGTCACCAACGCGATCTCCGGGATCGTGGTGATCGGCGCGCTGCTGCAGATCGGCCACGAGAGCGCGCTGGTCACCGTGCTGTCCTTCGTGGCGATCCTGCTGACCAGCGTCAACATCTTCGGTGGCTTCGCCGTCACCCGCCGGATGCTCTCCATGTTCTCGACCTCACCCGAAAGGCACTGA